In the genome of Gemmatimonadetes bacterium SCN 70-22, one region contains:
- a CDS encoding long-chain fatty acid--CoA ligase encodes MLGLMQEVPLSIPMMLRRTRDLFPEKLVISRRPDRSITRTSYREVLERAGRLAHALRVLGVRDGDRVATLAWNHQRHLEAYFAIPSSGAVLHTLNLRLHPSDLAYIISHADDRVVLVDQVLWPLWEKVAPLVRVAHVIVMGDGGETPAGAIDYEALLAGAPDAPFPFDDRDERTAAAMCYTSGTTGRPKGVLYSHRAITLHTMMSLAADGPGISERDVLLPVVPMFHVNAWGFPFTAAFVGASQVHPGPHLDPASLLDLMAGERVTMAAGVPTIWLGILQALDQAPGKWNLSALRMTLVGGAAPPEAMIRGFKQRHGVVVQQGWGMTEMTPIGTVSHLRGEHEALPEHEKYHLLAKAGYPVIGVEIRARSEGGLLPWDGTTMGELEVRGPWIAREYYRPEEEITQFTEDGWFRTGDIVTIAPDGCVTITDRAKDVIKSGGEWVSSVALEGALMGHTEVFEAAVVGLPHSRWSERPFAVVVRKPGAQVDEQALKAWLAERFATWWVPDAMTFVDALPKTGTGKVQKSVLREQYRDRYAHAADAIQLPPAEAEA; translated from the coding sequence ATGCTCGGCCTGATGCAGGAAGTCCCCCTGTCCATCCCGATGATGTTGCGGCGCACGCGCGACCTCTTTCCCGAGAAGCTCGTGATCTCGCGCCGCCCCGACCGGAGCATCACGCGCACGTCGTATCGCGAGGTGCTGGAGCGCGCCGGCCGCCTGGCACATGCGCTGCGCGTGCTTGGGGTGCGCGATGGCGATCGCGTGGCCACCCTGGCGTGGAACCATCAGCGCCACCTCGAGGCGTACTTCGCGATCCCGTCGTCCGGCGCGGTGCTCCACACGCTCAACCTGCGCCTGCACCCCAGCGACCTGGCGTACATCATCTCCCATGCCGACGACCGGGTCGTCCTGGTGGACCAAGTACTGTGGCCGCTGTGGGAGAAGGTCGCGCCGCTGGTCCGGGTCGCGCACGTGATCGTGATGGGCGACGGGGGCGAGACGCCGGCAGGTGCAATCGACTACGAGGCGCTCCTGGCCGGCGCCCCCGATGCCCCGTTCCCGTTCGACGACCGCGACGAGCGCACGGCGGCCGCCATGTGCTACACCTCGGGGACGACCGGGCGCCCCAAGGGCGTGCTCTACTCGCACCGGGCCATCACGCTGCACACGATGATGTCGCTCGCGGCCGACGGCCCGGGCATCAGCGAGCGGGACGTGCTGCTGCCGGTCGTCCCGATGTTCCACGTCAACGCGTGGGGGTTCCCGTTCACCGCGGCCTTCGTCGGGGCGTCGCAGGTGCACCCCGGGCCGCACCTGGATCCCGCCTCCCTCCTGGACCTGATGGCCGGCGAGCGGGTGACGATGGCGGCCGGCGTCCCGACCATCTGGCTCGGCATCCTGCAGGCGCTCGACCAGGCCCCCGGCAAGTGGAACCTCTCGGCGCTGCGCATGACGCTGGTGGGCGGGGCGGCCCCCCCGGAGGCGATGATCCGCGGCTTCAAGCAGCGCCACGGCGTCGTCGTGCAGCAGGGGTGGGGGATGACCGAGATGACCCCGATCGGGACGGTGTCGCACCTGCGCGGCGAGCACGAGGCGCTTCCGGAGCACGAGAAGTACCATCTGCTCGCCAAGGCCGGCTACCCGGTCATCGGGGTCGAGATTCGCGCCCGCAGCGAGGGAGGGCTCCTCCCCTGGGACGGGACGACGATGGGCGAGCTCGAGGTGCGGGGGCCGTGGATCGCCCGCGAGTACTACCGACCCGAGGAGGAGATCACGCAGTTCACGGAGGACGGCTGGTTCCGCACCGGCGACATCGTGACCATTGCGCCTGACGGCTGCGTCACCATCACCGACCGCGCCAAGGACGTGATCAAGTCCGGCGGCGAGTGGGTGAGCTCGGTGGCGCTGGAGGGGGCGCTGATGGGGCACACCGAGGTCTTCGAGGCGGCGGTGGTGGGACTCCCCCATTCCCGATGGTCCGAGCGCCCCTTTGCCGTCGTGGTGCGCAAGCCGGGAGCGCAGGTGGACGAGCAGGCGCTCAAGGCCTGGCTGGCGGAGCGCTTCGCCACCTGGTGGGTCCCCGACGCGATGACATTCGTCGATGCCCTCCCCAAGACGGGGACGGGCAAGGTGCAGAAATCGGTCTTGCGCGAGCAGTATCGCGACCGCTACGCCCACGCCGCCGACGCGATCCAGCTCCCTCCGGCGGAAGCCGAGGCGTAG